The sequence TAAGGCGGCGAATAAGCGGCGCAAGCGGTTGCATGATTTGCTTTGTGGGTATGGCACGCGCACGCAGTACAGTGTGTTTGAGTGTTTTCTGACAGGTGTGCAGTTTGCTAAACTCAAGGTGAGGGTTGAGAAGTTGATTAAGCCCGCAGAGGATTCAGTTCGCATTTATGTGTTGGATGCGGGTGCGGTACGGAAAACGATTACCTACGGATCAGAAAAACCTCGACAAGCGGAGACACTCATTCTATGATGTGAATAAGCTGATTTTTGACGGGACGAAGCGGGGGCGAAAAACCCGGTTTGCCGTCAAAACGCTAGGAACCTTGACAATTAAAGATTTCAGCCGTTTTTGGAAAAGGGCAAAAAAAGCAAAAAGTCCATTTCAGCTCCTGGATTCCGTCTGCCGTCAAAAGTGGCTGTGGGAGTCCCGGCTAGAAAGGGTTTCAGAGGGCGGGGTTTCCTTATAATGAATCCCGGCAACGGGATTGAAACTCCGAATCCTCAACTGAACCCGCCCCACTTACGCCAGGTTTCCTTATAATGAATCCCGGCAACGGGATTGAAACACTAAATCGCTGGTCTGGGATATTCCTACCTGGTAGTTTCCTTATAATGAATCCCGGCAACGGGATTGAAACGTTACGGGTGCTTTGGCTTCTGGATTACCTGTGCTTGGTTTCCTTATAATGAATCCCGGCAACGGGATTGAAACTGGTGGGAACTTTAACAGCTTCTATCTTCACGCCGTGTTTCCTTATAATGAATCCCGGCAACGGGATTGAAACTGGAACTCATCATTTTTAGCACGGCACAATCTCACACCATGTTTCCTTATAATGAATCCCGGCAACGGGATTGAAACACCCACAAAAAAGGAAATACCGTGATCTCAGAGGTTTCCTTATAATGAATCCCGGCAACGGGATTGAAACGGGCAGATTCAAGCCGAATACTCCGCGTGTTGAGTTTCCTTATAATGAATCCCGGCAACGGGATTGAAACCCTCAGTTGAATTCCGCTAGATTAGGGCACGGCATTGCCGTGCCCCTACCCCATCAATTATCCCTGATGTAGGGACACGATACTATCGTGCCTTATTATCTCAAACTGAGCGACTTAAGAGGATTCAATCTGACATGATACTATGAGTTAAGCGATCGAGGCGTTCGGAATAACTTTTCATCACATTCAAGGCAAACATTGGTGTTTCCTGAACCGCAAACAGGAATCGCTGCTGATCCAGAAATGCCAAAGTACAATCTGTTTTCGCGATCGCGCTATAGGTTCTGTCGTCTACTCCAATCAATGTTCCGGTACCAAACACCTCACCCTTGCCGATGGTTTCCACAATTTTACCATTGACAGAGATGTTGACTTCTCCATCCAATATGCCATACATATAGTTCGCTGGATCACCTTCTTGGAAAATAACCTGATCGGCAGAAAATGTCTTAGGTTCAGCCTGTTGTTGTAAGATGCTGACTGTGTTTGCGGGTTCTAACATGGTCTGTATGCCAGATCATTTGATGTTTTGAGAATATACCGCAAGCGGACAAAAAACAATATCTAGCCAAAGGTAGAAGACATGGTTTGTAGGGGCGGGTTTCACTATTATCGCTTCGGTTGTACCCAGATATCATTAAACCCGCCCTTGAGCTAAAGCATTATCGGTAAAACCTCACTGCGGCGACTCATTCGATTGATCTGATCCCACGGCTAGCAAATGCTGGCGCACCAGATATTCCAACTGATACAGATACGCCGCCGTAACTAATCGATACAAGGTGGGTAAGGTGAATAAATCCCTCAATTCATCCCACCACGCCAACGTATCATACAAAGAACCCATCTGAGGAAGGAAGATAATCTGAATCATTTGACTCACCACAAATGCCAGTGTAATCGCCATCCACCCATAGAAGCCTTCCCACCAACTCATGAGTGTCGGGACAATTCCCGTCACTTCAGCCATTTCCTGCGATCGCGTATTTGGGAAAAATCGGTCAAGAACGATGTGCAGCCAGTGATGAGTAACGGCGATAATTACTATTGGTGAGAGTAACGTAACAAAATATAACAAGAATCGCCACTTCGGGGCAATCACCATCAGAGAATCACCCAGTTGTAAGATTGAGAGGATAATCCGGATAATCACCGAAATTCCCCGAAAGAGCAGAATTAAAAGAACGGCACTTAGCCATGCAGTGGGGTAAGGAATAAAAGGGGGCAAATTTCTCATATTTTCCATTGGTGATTGGTGATTGGTGATTTGTCATTGGTTAGGGAACCGAGAGATAGGGCAATTTTGGGTTACTTAAAACTTAGTCGGAGCGGGTTTAGTCACTTAGGGGTGCGGTAAAAAACGATAGTAGTGAAACCCGCCCCTACACACCTTCCTCGAAGATTGTGAAAAGTATTTCATCCCTCAACTCGCTTCTACCAACAACGTCTGATACGCCGCCTCAATTCGTTCCACTTCCGATGACACATCTGTCTCTAATGTCTTCAACCGCTCTAATTCTGCCCCATTATTAATCTCATGGGACTCTTTTTGAGCGATTAAATTATCCAACTCTGACTTGCGAGCATTAATATCATCATTCATCCGTTCCGTCACTTCTCGCTCATACACATCAAAGCATTCTTTCACCGCATCGTGAATCGGTTGCCATTGTTCTCGTGCGACTTGAGGCAAATATTTAACTAACTCTTTCTTCGCCGCTTTCACCAACTCTTTCCGCGCTTGATCTGCTTGCACAACCCCAACCCCTAACCCTAATAATGCCAATCCCACGGGTCCTAAAACCACCCCTGAAACCGCTGTAATCATCGCCCCGACACCCATCACCGTAATAAAATTAAGAGCGATATTTTTCCAATCAAACCCCGCCCCCGCCATGGCTACCCCGGCAATATTTCCTCTTGCTAAGGAAAAGAGTCCCGCTGCCCATTTTGCCCAAGCGGGAGCATTATCTTCTGGGGTTGTCCCAATCACCGGAGAGATGCGTTGTCCGGTTAACTTTTCGGTAATTTTCTCCGTCACCTTGGTATAGGATGCACCATAATTTGCTGCACTTTTCGATAACTGCAAAAACGCCCCATCCATCTCTTTTTCGGCAATTAAACTCCAGGCAGATAATTTATCATTTATATACCGCTCAAATGCCTGTTGCAGTCCAGCTTCAAAGGCTTCCCGTCTCCCTCGACTCAAAAAATCCATGAATTGAAAATCCGGCTGATACTGCATGAAATCGGCTTCAAACGTATTCCCCAAATTTAAAGTGTATGTGCGGAAGGAATCAGCCACCGCTTTTGCCTTACTATCCCGTACCGATTTGATTTCAGCTTGGAATTGCTGACAGATATCATTCAGCTTCTTAAATTCAGGTTCTACGGAATTAATCCGTTCTTTTAACTCCTGAACATCCTGTTCCAGCAACGGAATCCGCCGTTCAATCGCTTCCCGCACATGACTATACCCTTGACGCGCCAAGGTTCTGGCTTGGCGGAATTCAGCCACGGCGCGTTCGCTGGTCAAAAATGTACTTAATGCACCCAGAAACTCCGGAAATCCGGTTCCTTCCAGAGACGCCGTTGGCTGCTTCACTCGTAACCGCAGCGCTTTAATCGCGGAAATCTCAAACACCCGTTCATCATAAATATCATGCCCATCAACTTGACAGTAATCGGCTAAGTTAGCTCGAAATACACGCCGCACTTTATCTTCCGATTCTTCTAATTCTTCGGTATCATCTGGATCAATCAAACTTTCGCGAATCTGATCCCAAGCATTAATTAAAAAGAAAACTGATAATCCCCGATCCTTAATATAATTCTCTAAATAACGGCGTTCAGCCAAGGTACAAGGCTGAGTTGCTCGCAGTACAAATAAAATCGCATGGCAATTATTGATATATCCCAGAGATAACTCGTTCCGGGCTTCGGTATCATTAAGTCCAGGGCTATCGACGATTTCGATACCTTTTTGTAATAACGGTAAGGGATACTCTACGACAGCATAATCAACATTAGGGAATGCCTGTTTCTTCTGTTGTTCCAGTTGTTTGGCTTCGGCGGGGTCAATTGTGTAGCGGCGCTTAAAACTTTTAAAGTCAATATCTTCCGGGGGTGTGCCATCATTAAAATGAACGGTAACTTTTTTTTCTGTCCCATACCGCAAAACGGTTAATAAGGCGGTACAGGGATTCACATCGGAGGGTAATAAGTTCTCGCCAATTAAGGCATTCAGAAACGTACTTTTGCCCCGTTTCATATCACCCAAAACCAGCAATCTGAATACACCTTGTTTTAAATTTGTACTGGCTCGGCTTAAATCATCAATATCCCGTTCCAACCCCAAACTGCCGGAGGTATCCTTGCCCAGGGTTTCCCCCTGTTCCAGGGTTTGGGCGATTTCACCCAGACTCCTGGCAACTTGCGATCGCACTTTAGCAACTCGCTCTAAATTATTCAGGAAACTGTCTGTTTCTATTTTGTAACTCATTGGTTATTTTTCCCTTAACTATGTTCATACCAAGTTATCTGAGAGAAGGGCGGGTTTAGTCAAGTTATCGGTTTTTGGTAAAACCTTATCGGTAAAACCCGCCCCTACAACTGATAAAATAGGTGGGCATTGCCCACCCTACCATGTGCTTAAATTTCACCCGGTACTAACAATAACTCCTCATACACAGATTCAACCTGCCGACATTCAGCTAAAATATCAGCATCTAAACCTCTCAACCGTTTTAACTCAGTTTGCCGATTAATCTCACGAGATTCTTTTTGCTCCAGCAAGTTATCTAACTCGGCTTGACGGGATTTAATATCATCATTAAGGCGTTGAATTACTTCCCGTTCGTAACTATCAAAACAATCTTTCACCGCTTGACGAATCGGTTCTTGTTGTTCCTGACTGAGTTGCGGTAAATATTTCACAAACTCTTTTTTTGTCGCTTTAATCACCTCTTTGCGGGCTTGTTCGGCTTGCAGTGCGCCCACACCCAAACCCATCAACGCTAATCCAATAGGATTCCAAAACGTCAGCCCCGTAAAAATTAATAAAAAGCTGCTAATCCCAATTACCGCTAACCAATTCACCAGGATATTTTGCCAAGTAAACCCAGCCGCCGCTAACGCCACACCCGCCACATTTCCTGACGCTAAGGAGAAAAACCCCATCGCCCATTTTGCCCAAGTGGGTGACTCTTCCCCTGCATCAACCCGAACGCCTGACGGTATCGTTTGTCCAATTAACTTCTCAGTCATGGAATCAACAATTTGATTATAGGTTGCGCCATAGTTAGCGGCACTTTGGGCAAGTTGGGAAAACCCCTCTTGTAAATACTCCTCCGCCGTGCGTTCCCACTCAGCTAATTTATCCTGAATATACTGCTCAAACGCTTGCTTTAATGCCGCATTAAACGCCTCCCGTCTCTCCGCTTGCAAGAACTCCAGAAAGTCAATTGTGGGCTGATAGCGTAAGAAATCAGATTCAAATGTCTTTTCTAAGTTCAGCACATAAGTGCGAAACGAATCCGCCACCGCTTTAACTTTTGTATCCCGCATCATCCGAATTTCATCCTGGAATTGATCGCGGATTTGGGTTAATTGCTCAAACTCCGGTTCAACCCCCTGAATCCGTTGTTTTAATTCCTGAATATCTTGGTCTAGTAAGGGAATTCGCCGTTCAATCGCTTCGTGAGTACGGCTATAAACTTGACGCGCCAACGTTCTCGCTTGGCGTAATTGTGCCACGGCGCGTTCTTGGGTCAAAAAGGTATTCAGCGCCCCTAAAAATGCTGGGAATCCTGTTCCTTCTAGGGAATCCTCTGCATCTTTCACCCGCCGCCGCAAGGCTTCCAGGGAGGAAAGCTCAAACACTCGTTCCTCATAGCGATTCTGTCCATCTTTTTGACAGTAATCAGTTAGATAGGTTTGGAATACGGTGCGTAACCGATTTTGTGCTTCTTCAAGTTCATCGGGATCATCCGGATCAATCAATCCTTTGCCGATTTCATCCCAAGCGTTAATTAGAAAGAAAACCGTTAATCCGCGCCCTTTAATGTAATTTTCTAAATAGCGGCGTTCTTCCAATGTACAAGGCTGCATCGCCCTGAAGACAAACAAGATAGCGTGGCAGTTATGGATATAGTTGAGTGATAATTCATTCCGGGTTTCGGTATCGTTCAGCCCCGGACTATCCACAATTTCAATCCCTTTTTCTAAGAGGGGCAAGGGATATTCGACAACGGCATAGTCAACGTCGGGAAATGCCGAACTGTTCTCAGCCTCCAGGCGTTTGGCTTCGGTTGGATCGATGGTATAATTTTGCTTAAAACTGGCGAAATCGAGGGATTCTGGTGGTTTATCCCCTTTAAAATAAACCGTGACTTTTTTTTGAGTTCCGTAGCGCAAAACTGTCAGTAGCGCTGTACAAGGATTCACATCGGCTGGCAATAACTTCTCACCAATCAAGGCATTGAGGAACGTACTCTTACCTCGTTTCAAGTCTCCCAATACCAGCAGCCGAAATAAACCCTTCTGCAAATTGTCACTGGCAATCTGGATATCTTCGCTTTCCCGTTCTAGACTCAATTTACCGGAGGTTTCTTCAGCGTCCAATTCGGCTTGGTTTAGCCGTTTGGCAATTTGACTCAGATGCGTCGCCGCTTGATGGCGCACTCTCACCACTCGCTCCAAATCCCTGAGTAAGCTGGTATTATCTGCGGTATAGCTCATAGTTTTTTCTGATTCACGCTTTGGGTGAGATGAAGGCAGGTTTGAGTGTGTAGGGGCGGGTTTGACCGATAACGTTCAGGAGAAAACCTCTAACTTAACTAAACCCGCCCCGATCAAATGCAAGAGTTAAATTCCCTGTTCCCTAAGACTTCTTATCGCCTTCGAGGAAAATCTTATAGCCAATAAAGCCAATAACACCGATAATCATAATCGTCGCGATCGCAGCACTCACCCGTACAACCAGAACCGCCGCCACGACAAAGGCTAAGAACTTACCGAACATCACTAGCTTTCTCCCCCACCGTTGCAGCTTTCCTTCTGGTTGCTCATGCTTAACGGTTTGGTAGAGAGGAGGTTGATTAATTTCCGCTTCCAGTTCGCGTAGTCGGAGTTCTCGCTCTCGTTGGATCAGATCGTGTTCCCGGCGCTGAAGCTCTCGGTCTTCATTATTGGGAGAAGTCATGTCAGTTCATCCTAATCTCAGATCGATCACAATAGGTTATAAAAAGGTTAAAAGTCCCTAGCAATTTAGCTGACTCGTATTCATCATAAATTTTCTCTTACTTTAACCTTAGAGCCTCAGCATCTGCTAGATCCGGTTAAAAAAACTTTAGGGCAAACCTCCATTCCGGGAGCTGGGGGAGCTGGGGGAGCTGGGGGAGCTGGGGGAGATGGGGAAGCTGGGGGAGCAAGGGTACATTTGTCTTGAGCAAGGTGATGCCAGACTTATGAAGGATGCTACCCGATTTCCTTGAATCAAACCCTCTGTCAATAAAGCTCAAAGTATTGATTGTTAATGGTTTTGGCTTTGTGCAGCAAGCCCTACTTAGATCACTATTCTTGTTGGGTTGGCTGATGTTCAGCATCAACCAGGGTTTCTTTAGATTGATCGAGCATACCCTTACCAGAAGACGTGCGCTTTTTGGCATGAGTTGACG comes from Coleofasciculus chthonoplastes PCC 7420 and encodes:
- the cas2 gene encoding CRISPR-associated endonuclease Cas2 — protein: MKNQTLFYLIVYDLPDNKAANKRRKRLHDLLCGYGTRTQYSVFECFLTGVQFAKLKVRVEKLIKPAEDSVRIYVLDAGAVRKTITYGSEKPRQAETLIL
- a CDS encoding Crp/Fnr family transcriptional regulator; amino-acid sequence: MLEPANTVSILQQQAEPKTFSADQVIFQEGDPANYMYGILDGEVNISVNGKIVETIGKGEVFGTGTLIGVDDRTYSAIAKTDCTLAFLDQQRFLFAVQETPMFALNVMKSYSERLDRLTHSIMSD
- a CDS encoding dynamin family protein — translated: MSYKIETDSFLNNLERVAKVRSQVARSLGEIAQTLEQGETLGKDTSGSLGLERDIDDLSRASTNLKQGVFRLLVLGDMKRGKSTFLNALIGENLLPSDVNPCTALLTVLRYGTEKKVTVHFNDGTPPEDIDFKSFKRRYTIDPAEAKQLEQQKKQAFPNVDYAVVEYPLPLLQKGIEIVDSPGLNDTEARNELSLGYINNCHAILFVLRATQPCTLAERRYLENYIKDRGLSVFFLINAWDQIRESLIDPDDTEELEESEDKVRRVFRANLADYCQVDGHDIYDERVFEISAIKALRLRVKQPTASLEGTGFPEFLGALSTFLTSERAVAEFRQARTLARQGYSHVREAIERRIPLLEQDVQELKERINSVEPEFKKLNDICQQFQAEIKSVRDSKAKAVADSFRTYTLNLGNTFEADFMQYQPDFQFMDFLSRGRREAFEAGLQQAFERYINDKLSAWSLIAEKEMDGAFLQLSKSAANYGASYTKVTEKITEKLTGQRISPVIGTTPEDNAPAWAKWAAGLFSLARGNIAGVAMAGAGFDWKNIALNFITVMGVGAMITAVSGVVLGPVGLALLGLGVGVVQADQARKELVKAAKKELVKYLPQVAREQWQPIHDAVKECFDVYEREVTERMNDDINARKSELDNLIAQKESHEINNGAELERLKTLETDVSSEVERIEAAYQTLLVEAS
- a CDS encoding dynamin family protein, coding for MSYTADNTSLLRDLERVVRVRHQAATHLSQIAKRLNQAELDAEETSGKLSLERESEDIQIASDNLQKGLFRLLVLGDLKRGKSTFLNALIGEKLLPADVNPCTALLTVLRYGTQKKVTVYFKGDKPPESLDFASFKQNYTIDPTEAKRLEAENSSAFPDVDYAVVEYPLPLLEKGIEIVDSPGLNDTETRNELSLNYIHNCHAILFVFRAMQPCTLEERRYLENYIKGRGLTVFFLINAWDEIGKGLIDPDDPDELEEAQNRLRTVFQTYLTDYCQKDGQNRYEERVFELSSLEALRRRVKDAEDSLEGTGFPAFLGALNTFLTQERAVAQLRQARTLARQVYSRTHEAIERRIPLLDQDIQELKQRIQGVEPEFEQLTQIRDQFQDEIRMMRDTKVKAVADSFRTYVLNLEKTFESDFLRYQPTIDFLEFLQAERREAFNAALKQAFEQYIQDKLAEWERTAEEYLQEGFSQLAQSAANYGATYNQIVDSMTEKLIGQTIPSGVRVDAGEESPTWAKWAMGFFSLASGNVAGVALAAAGFTWQNILVNWLAVIGISSFLLIFTGLTFWNPIGLALMGLGVGALQAEQARKEVIKATKKEFVKYLPQLSQEQQEPIRQAVKDCFDSYEREVIQRLNDDIKSRQAELDNLLEQKESREINRQTELKRLRGLDADILAECRQVESVYEELLLVPGEI